The Nocardia sp. BMG51109 nucleotide sequence GACGGACACCTACGGCACCGCTTGGAGCGACGACGAATGAATCGGCAGATAGCTCGCATGCGCGGGCACGTCATCGTGTGCGGCTGGGGCCGGGTCGGCCGCTCCACCGCGCAGTACCTCAGCAGCCTCGGCAGAGCGATCGTGGTCATCGATCGTGACCCGGACCGGCTCGACGACATCGAGTTCGCCTACGTCCTCGGCGACGTCACCGACGACAGCGTCCTCGGCGCGGCCGGTATCGAGCACGCCCACGCCATGATCGCCGCACTCGACAGCGATGCCGACAACGTCTACGTCACGCTGTCGGCGCGCTCGCAACGTCCGGACCTGGTGATCGTCGCGCGAGCAGGAAGCGACAACGCCAAGGCCATGCTGCACCGAGCGGGAGCGAACCGTGCGATCAACCCGCAACTGATCGGCGGCCGCCGCATGGCGGCATTCGCCCTGCAACCGAACGTCGCCGAGTTCCTCGACGTCGTCATGCACGACGACGCCCTCGAGTACCGGATCGAGGAGATCACGATCGGCTCGCAGTCTCCGCTGGACGGCCGCTCCCTTGCCGACGCCGCTGTGCGCCCCAGCACCGGAGCACTCGTCCTCGCTCTCCGTACGCCCGGCGGGCGGTTCGTCGCCAACCCCGCCGACGACACCGCGATCATTCCCGGCACCGTCCTGATCATCCTGGGCACCCCCACCCAACTCGCCGCGGTACGCGGACTCACCGCACACTAGGCTCGAACCGCCGCTGACCGTTTGGAAGGCACCGGATACACGGGTGTCGCGCACCATCCGATCCGTTGCGTCCACGATTGCCTCGGCGACCGGGAACGGTACCGGTCGCCCACCGGAACTCGCGGATCAGCTGGTTTTGAGCTTGTCCTGCTGTGCGGTGGTGGCGAGCGCGACGAGCTTGTCCTCCACATGAGCGGGCATCTCGGTGATACTCACCTCGGTCCCGGACCGGTCGGAGTGATCGAGGAAGGTGAGCAGTGCTTTCGCGCCCGACATGTCCAGGTAGCTGACGCTCTCCAGGTTCAAGGACAGGTTCCGGCCATCGGTGGGCAGTGCGGTGAACACGGTGTCGGCGGACAGGAACGACAGCGGACCGTGGATGCGGTAGGCCGCATCGCCGTCGGCGATCACCGACGCCTTCCGTTGCCGCGACCAGACACCGTGGACGATCAGCGACAGCACCACACCGGCCGCGACCGCGACCGTGAGGTCGACGACGACGGTGACGATCATCGTCACGAACAGCACCAGCACGTCGCCTTTCGGCGACACGTGTGCCTTTCTCATCGTGTCCCAGTCGAACATGCCGACGGCGGTCAGGATCAGGATTCCCGACAGTACGGCGAGCGGAATGTATTGCACGACACCGCCGAGACCGGCGACCAGCGCCAGCAGGATGACGCTGTGGGTGGCGGCC carries:
- a CDS encoding TrkA family potassium uptake protein, which gives rise to MSPLRRLARVMVAFLLVTLVGTVGYVILGFGVLDALYQTVTTISTVGFREVHPLSPLGQVFTMALILVGAGTVFYMFGVLLEALIDGHLRHRLERRRMNRQIARMRGHVIVCGWGRVGRSTAQYLSSLGRAIVVIDRDPDRLDDIEFAYVLGDVTDDSVLGAAGIEHAHAMIAALDSDADNVYVTLSARSQRPDLVIVARAGSDNAKAMLHRAGANRAINPQLIGGRRMAAFALQPNVAEFLDVVMHDDALEYRIEEITIGSQSPLDGRSLADAAVRPSTGALVLALRTPGGRFVANPADDTAIIPGTVLIILGTPTQLAAVRGLTAH